The proteins below are encoded in one region of Scomber japonicus isolate fScoJap1 chromosome 24, fScoJap1.pri, whole genome shotgun sequence:
- the carm1l gene encoding LOW QUALITY PROTEIN: histone-arginine methyltransferase CARM1 (The sequence of the model RefSeq protein was modified relative to this genomic sequence to represent the inferred CDS: substituted 3 bases at 3 genomic stop codons), with the protein MEERSEEPLAFSVRVFTLQEEMTAEETHMDTHEEEVQVHAEVSREQQISVCRQREEQELTLLLTTGLEAQQVTVQDGNRALVFQFAVSKEMDCCQVGAQSFLVTVGQLSLLLQFKTPAGSXSIHXNIFGLSSRSVNMXKHLYGRRNSNSSLLCVLQFHTCLSQQQSMLQDYQRTATYHKAILVNETDFRDKVVLDVCCGSGILSLFAVQAGATRVYAVESNPMAKFTQILVQGNRLSERICVLEGEVEEVSCPDMVDVIVSEPIGYMLLNERVMESFLYARKWLKPNGLMFPSYGDIHLAPFTDEQLYFEHHARASFWQQRNFYGVNLSALHSPAGDEFFRQPIVDPFDVQILMARSVKHCINFMEAKQEDLHRMEIPFVFTLLQSGLVHGLAFWFDVAYMGSKSTVWLSTAPTEPLTRWYQVRCLLQTPLFAKLGQTLSGTVLLAVNNRHSYDIHMTVTVDQSGFRSGNILDLKNPFFRSGSVVRDLQRDSELEVQGRQHLSFKMKNLENRGKP; encoded by the exons atggaggaaaggagtgaggagccACTGGCTTTCTCTGTCAGGGTCTTCACTCTGCAGGAGGAGATGACGGCTGAGGAGACGCATATGGACACACAtgaggag GAGGTGCAGGTCCATGCGGAGgtgagcagagagcagcagatcAGTGTATGCAGGCAGAGAGAAGAACAGGAGCTCACTCTGCTCCTCACTACAGGACTGGAAGCTCAGCAGGTCACAGTACAGGATG GGAACAGGGCACTAGTCTTCCAGTTCGCTGTTTCCAAGGAGATGGACTGCTGCCAGGTTGGAGCTCAGTCCTTCCTGGTCACTGTTGGCCAGCTCAGTCTTCTACTGCAGTTTAAAACTCCAGCTGGTTCGTAGAgtatacattaaaatatattcgGCTTATCATCCAGGTCAGTAAATATGTAGAAACATCTTT ACGGCAGAAGAAATAGTAATTCttcattgttgtgtgtgttgcagtttcacacctgtctgtcccagCAGCAGAGCATGCTTCAGGACTACCAAAGGACCGCCACCTACCACAAAGCCATTTTAGTCAATGAGACGGACTTCAGAGACAAG gTAGTTCTGGATGTGTGTTGTGGTTCTGGTATTCTGTCTTTATTTGCAGTCCAGGCAGGAGCCACCAGAGTGTATGCAGTTGAGTCTAACCCCATGGCCAAATTTACACAG ATCCTGGtccaaggcaaccgtctgtcTGAGCGGATCTGCGTCCTAGAGGGGGAAGTGGAGGAGGTCAGCTGTCCTGATATGGTGGATGTCATCGTCTCCGAGCCCATTGGTTACATGCTGCTAAATGAGAGAGTCATGGAGAGCTTCTTGTATGCCAGGAAATGGCTGAAGCCCAACG GTCTGATGTTTCCCTCCTATGGTGATATTCATCTGGCTCCCTTCACTGACGAACAGCTTTACTTCGAACACCACGCACGAGCCAGTttctg GCAGCAAAGAAACTTCTACGGTGTTAATCTGAGCGCTCTGCACAGTCCTGCTGGGGATGAGTTCTTCAGGCAGCCTATAGTG GATCCTTTTGATGTGCAGATCCTGATGGCCAGATCTGTCAAGCACTGCATCAACTTCATGGAGGCTAAACAAGAAGACTTGCACAG GATGGAGATCCCTTTCGTGTTTACGCTGCTCCAGTCTGGTCTGGTCCATGGTCTTGCCTTCTGGTTTGATGTGGCTTATATGGGATCCAA atCAACAGTGTGGCTCTCCACAGCTCCCACTGAGCCTCTGACTCGCTGGTATCAGGTCAGGTGTTTGCTTCAGACGCCGCTCTTTGCCAAACTGGGACAAACTCTGTCtgggactgtcctgctggctgTTAACAACAG GCACAGCTATGATATCCACATGACAGTCACAGTTGACCAATCAGGCTTCAGATCTGGAAACATCCTGGACCTCAAGAACCCATTCTTCAG GTCAGGTTCTGTGGTGAGAGACCTCCAGAGAGACAGTGAGCTGGAGGTCCAGGGCAGGCAGCATCTCTCCTTCAAGATGAAGAATTTGGAGAACAGAGGTAAACCTTGA
- the cnot9 gene encoding CCR4-NOT transcription complex subunit 9 produces MLATGAAVTTALAQVDREKIYQWINELSSPETRENALLELSKKRESVPDLAPMLWHSCGTIAALLQEIVNIYPSINPATLTAHQSNRVCNALALLQCVASHPETRSAFLAAHIPLFLYPFLHTVSKTRPFEYLRLTSLGVIGALVKTDEQEVINFLLTTEIIPLCLRIMESGSELSKTVATFILQKILLDDTGLAYICQTYERFSHVAMILGKMVLQLSKEPSARLLKHVVRCYLRLSDNSRAREALRQCLPDQLKDTTFAQVLKDDTTTKRWLAQLVKNLQEGQVTDARGIPLPPQ; encoded by the exons ATGTTGGCTACCGGAGCA GCTGTAACCACAGCGCTGGCACAAGTTGACAGAGAAAAGATCTACCAGTGGATCAACGAACTCTCCAGTCCAGAAACCAGAGAGAATGCCCTCCTGGAGCTCAGCAAGAAGCGAGAGTCTGTACCAGACCTGGCTCCCATGCTGTGGCACTCTTGTGGTACTATAGCAGCCCTGCTGCAG GAAATTGTCAACATCTACCCATCAATCAACCCTGCCACCCTGACAGCACACCAGTCCAACAGAGTATGCAACGCCTTGGCACTCCTGCAATGTGTAGCCTCCCATCCAGAAACAAG GTCAGCTTTCCTGGCTGCTCACATCCCTCTCTTCCTGTACCCCTTCTTACACACTGTCAGCAAAACACGGCCTTTTGAATACCTCCGCCTCACTAGCTTAGGAGTAATAG GTGCTTTGGTGAAAACGGATGAGCAGGAAGTGATTAACTTCCTGTTGACCACAGAGATCATTCCCTTGTGCCTTCGTATCATGGAGTCTGGCAGCGAACTCTCTAAAACG gttGCAACCTTTATACTACAGAAAATCCTCCTGGATGACACGGGGCTGGCTTACATCTGTCAGACATACGAGCGCTTCTCTCATGTTGCTATGATTCTT GGTAAAATGGTCCTCCAGCTTTCCAAAGAGCCTTCAGCCCGCCTACTGAAGCATGTAGTGCGCTGCTACTTACGCCTGTCTGACAACTCCAG AGCCAGAGAAGCTCTGCGCCAGTGCCTCCCTGACCAGCTCAAAGACACCACCTTTGCCCAGGTCCTGAAGGACGACACCACCACCAAACGCTGGCTGGCCCAGCTGGTGAAGAACCTCCAGGAGGGTCAGGTCACAGATGCCCGGGGCATCCCTCTACCCCCGCAGTGA